Proteins encoded by one window of Clostridium cagae:
- a CDS encoding bifunctional 3,4-dihydroxy-2-butanone-4-phosphate synthase/GTP cyclohydrolase II → MKFSTVEECVKDIRNGKMIIIVDDEGRENEGDLVIPAEKATPENVNFMIKYARGLLCAPVEEEIALKLGLNPMVEKNTDNHETAFTVAVDYIDTTTGISAFERCATIKMLAQSERPQDFRRPGHVFPLIAKKKGVLERTGHTEASVDLAKIAGFKGAAAICEIIKDDGSMARRDDLMKFAKEHDLKILTIEELIRYRLRNESSVTREVEAKLPTKYGDFKVIGFKENNSEKCNLALIKGDISGAEPVLVRVHSECLTGDSLGSKKCDCGEQYDAAMKMIAKEGRGILLYMKQEGRGIGLLNKLKAYALQDEGLDTIEANLALGFAPDLREYKASADMLKNLGVEKIKLITNNPEKIDGLRESGINIVQRIPVEMPVNKNDEFYLKIKKEKMNHLLNI, encoded by the coding sequence ATGAAATTTAGTACTGTTGAAGAATGTGTAAAAGATATAAGAAATGGAAAAATGATTATTATTGTTGATGATGAGGGAAGGGAAAATGAAGGTGATTTAGTTATTCCAGCAGAAAAAGCAACTCCTGAAAATGTGAATTTTATGATTAAATATGCAAGAGGATTATTGTGTGCACCTGTAGAAGAAGAAATAGCATTAAAATTAGGATTAAATCCTATGGTTGAAAAAAATACAGACAACCATGAGACAGCATTTACAGTAGCTGTTGATTACATAGATACAACTACTGGAATTTCAGCATTTGAAAGATGTGCCACTATAAAAATGTTAGCACAAAGTGAAAGACCACAGGACTTTAGAAGGCCTGGACATGTATTTCCTCTTATAGCAAAGAAAAAAGGTGTATTAGAAAGAACAGGGCATACAGAAGCATCAGTGGATTTAGCAAAAATTGCAGGCTTTAAGGGAGCTGCTGCAATATGTGAAATAATAAAAGATGATGGAAGTATGGCAAGAAGAGATGATTTAATGAAATTTGCTAAGGAACATGATTTGAAAATATTAACTATAGAAGAATTAATAAGATATAGACTAAGAAATGAAAGTAGTGTTACAAGAGAAGTAGAAGCAAAACTTCCAACAAAATATGGAGACTTTAAGGTTATAGGATTTAAAGAAAATAATAGTGAAAAATGTAATTTAGCTTTAATTAAAGGGGATATTTCAGGAGCAGAACCAGTACTAGTTAGAGTTCATTCAGAATGTTTAACTGGAGATAGTTTAGGATCAAAAAAATGTGATTGTGGAGAACAATATGATGCAGCTATGAAAATGATAGCAAAAGAAGGAAGAGGTATTTTACTATACATGAAACAAGAAGGAAGAGGTATTGGACTTTTAAATAAATTAAAAGCATATGCACTTCAAGATGAAGGATTAGATACTATTGAGGCTAATTTAGCTTTAGGTTTTGCACCTGATTTAAGAGAGTATAAAGCTAGTGCAGATATGCTAAAAAATTTAGGCGTAGAAAAAATTAAATTGATAACAAATAATCCAGAAAAAATAGATGGACTTAGAGAAAGTGGTATTAATATAGTACAAAGAATTCCAGTAGAAATGCCAGTAAATAAAAATGATGAATTTTATTTGAAAATTAAAAAAGAAAAAATGAATCATTTATTAAACATATAA
- the ribH gene encoding 6,7-dimethyl-8-ribityllumazine synthase, giving the protein MNIFEGKLIAEGLKVGIIVGRFNEFIGSKLLDGALDGLKRHGVNVEDIDVAWVPGAFEMPLIAKKMAKSPKYDAVICLGAVIKGSTSHYDYVCSEVSKGIANVSLETGKPVMFGVLTTNNIEQAIERAGTKAGNKGYECAVGAIEMANLIKEL; this is encoded by the coding sequence ATGAATATTTTTGAAGGAAAATTAATTGCAGAAGGATTAAAGGTTGGAATAATAGTAGGAAGATTTAATGAATTTATAGGTAGCAAGCTTTTAGATGGAGCATTAGATGGGCTTAAAAGACATGGGGTAAATGTAGAGGATATAGATGTAGCTTGGGTACCAGGAGCATTTGAGATGCCGTTAATAGCAAAGAAAATGGCAAAAAGCCCTAAATATGATGCTGTTATATGTTTAGGTGCAGTAATAAAGGGATCAACTTCACATTACGATTATGTTTGTTCAGAAGTTTCTAAAGGAATTGCAAATGTATCATTAGAAACTGGAAAGCCAGTAATGTTTGGAGTACTTACAACAAATAATATAGAACAAGCTATAGAAAGAGCCGGAACTAAAGCAGGAAATAAAGGCTATGAATGTGCAGTAGGTGCAATTGAGATGGCTAATTTAATAAAAGAACTATAA
- a CDS encoding DeoR/GlpR family DNA-binding transcription regulator, with protein MRLKRLDLLEEFIYKHRTVSIDKLCEEFKMSKNTIRRDIDALVDKGVIKKVYGGVTVNTQSNELLPFEERTIKNNSAKIDIAKKAAEFIEDGDSIFIDSGTTTLNIIDYLNDKDNITLFTNSINVILKAIPHDNIDIICLSGRFNRTTFSFTGLTSSDVLSTYNINKSFMACTGISLENGLTHTSPNEFKIKKVAVSKSHKTFLLADSSKFNIVSLMTFCDVKDLDYLITDKCPSAKYIEYFNNYNVELIVPNKIKKYY; from the coding sequence ATGCGTTTAAAAAGGCTTGATTTATTAGAAGAATTTATTTATAAACATAGAACCGTATCAATAGATAAACTTTGCGAAGAATTTAAAATGTCAAAAAACACAATTCGTAGAGATATAGATGCCTTAGTTGATAAAGGCGTAATAAAAAAAGTATATGGGGGCGTTACAGTAAATACTCAAAGTAATGAGCTGCTTCCATTTGAAGAAAGAACAATAAAAAATAACAGTGCTAAAATAGATATTGCTAAAAAAGCTGCTGAATTTATTGAAGATGGGGATTCTATATTCATAGATTCTGGTACTACCACATTAAATATAATTGATTATTTAAATGATAAAGATAATATAACGTTATTTACCAATAGTATTAATGTTATTTTAAAAGCAATTCCTCATGATAATATTGATATAATATGTTTATCTGGTAGGTTTAATAGAACTACTTTTTCTTTTACAGGACTAACTTCTAGTGATGTCTTATCAACTTATAATATAAATAAATCTTTTATGGCTTGTACTGGAATTTCATTAGAAAATGGCCTTACCCACACCTCACCTAATGAATTTAAAATAAAGAAAGTAGCTGTTTCTAAAAGTCATAAAACATTTTTACTTGCAGATAGTTCAAAATTTAATATAGTTTCTTTAATGACCTTTTGTGATGTAAAAGATCTAGATTATCTAATTACAGATAAGTGTCCTTCAGCCAAATATATTGAGTATTTTAATAATTATAATGTTGAACTTATAGTTCCTAATAAAATTAAAAAGTATTATTAG
- a CDS encoding iron-containing alcohol dehydrogenase, which yields MSNEFIIPNKILTGKNSLEDSVEDLKLFGKKVLIVTDNIMVKLGNVQAVIDILDKEKINYFIYDEINGEPTDVMIDKGVNLYKKENCNYLLAVGGGSPIDSAKAIAMMVNNEGKISDYMGKQIENKLPPIVAIPTTAGTGSEATKFTIISDTKTDVKMLIKGSSLMPTLAIIDSRFTMTAPPKITAATGLDALTHAIEAYTSKKSQPLSDTFALSAIKKIFKYLPIAFNDGKNEEARIQMAIAALEAGIAFNNSSVTIVHGMSRPIGALFHVPHGISNAMLLKECFNFVLDGAYIKFADLARAIRISNEDEENEIAARKFVEEVDKLCKILFIPTLKEYGIDKEKFFNNLDKMAKDALESGSPQNTLKTVKHDDIVKVYKSLWR from the coding sequence ATGTCAAATGAATTTATAATTCCAAATAAAATTTTAACAGGGAAAAATTCATTAGAAGATAGTGTAGAAGATTTAAAATTATTTGGTAAAAAAGTTTTAATAGTTACAGATAACATTATGGTTAAGTTAGGTAATGTACAAGCTGTAATTGATATTTTAGATAAAGAAAAAATCAATTATTTTATATATGACGAAATAAATGGTGAACCAACAGATGTGATGATAGATAAAGGTGTAAATTTATACAAAAAGGAAAATTGTAATTACTTATTAGCTGTTGGAGGGGGAAGTCCAATAGATTCAGCTAAAGCAATAGCAATGATGGTAAATAATGAAGGAAAAATATCTGATTATATGGGAAAACAAATAGAAAACAAATTACCACCAATAGTTGCAATACCAACAACTGCTGGAACAGGATCTGAGGCAACGAAGTTTACTATAATTTCTGATACTAAAACTGATGTAAAGATGTTAATAAAGGGAAGTTCATTAATGCCAACATTAGCAATTATAGATTCAAGATTTACTATGACAGCACCACCTAAAATAACAGCTGCAACAGGATTAGATGCATTAACACATGCTATAGAAGCTTATACATCTAAAAAGTCTCAACCACTTTCTGATACATTTGCACTATCAGCAATAAAGAAGATATTTAAATATTTGCCAATAGCATTTAATGACGGAAAGAATGAAGAAGCTAGAATTCAAATGGCCATTGCAGCATTAGAAGCAGGAATCGCTTTTAATAACTCATCAGTAACAATAGTACATGGGATGAGTAGACCAATAGGAGCATTATTTCATGTACCTCATGGAATATCAAATGCTATGTTATTAAAGGAATGTTTTAATTTTGTATTAGATGGGGCTTATATTAAATTTGCAGATCTTGCTAGAGCCATTAGAATATCTAATGAAGATGAAGAGAATGAAATAGCAGCTAGAAAATTTGTAGAAGAAGTAGATAAGCTTTGTAAAATCTTATTTATACCTACTTTAAAAGAGTATGGAATAGATAAAGAAAAGTTTTTCAATAATTTAGATAAAATGGCTAAGGATGCACTAGAAAGTGGAAGTCCTCAAAATACTTTAAAAACAGTTAAACATGATGATATTGTTAAAGTTTATAAATCACTTTGGAGGTGA
- a CDS encoding class II fructose-bisphosphate aldolase, whose protein sequence is MPLVNMNELLLKADNENYAVGSFSVANMEMIIGAIKAAEELNSPIILQIAEVRLKHSPLDIIGPSMIKAAEKAKVPVAIHFDHGLTIDNIKKALSLGFTSVMIDGSSLDFLENIKITSLVEKLARDYGAAVEGEIGHVGGSEDGSEDINIKVTDLEEARQFINETEIDALAVAIGNSHGVYKGEPKLRFDILTKLHDNLKIPLVLHGGSGISEDDFKKCATMGIRKINIATATFNKVRDSVKNLNSNSKDYDYFTLHETEIQGAYENVKKHIKIFGSENKV, encoded by the coding sequence ATGCCATTAGTAAATATGAATGAACTATTACTAAAAGCAGACAATGAAAATTATGCAGTTGGAAGTTTTAGTGTAGCTAATATGGAAATGATAATTGGTGCTATAAAAGCAGCAGAAGAATTAAATTCTCCAATTATATTACAAATAGCAGAAGTGAGGTTAAAACATTCACCATTAGATATAATAGGGCCATCAATGATAAAAGCAGCAGAAAAAGCTAAAGTACCTGTAGCTATTCACTTTGACCATGGATTAACAATAGATAATATAAAAAAAGCATTAAGTTTAGGGTTTACTTCAGTAATGATAGATGGATCATCTCTAGATTTTTTAGAAAATATAAAGATAACGAGCTTAGTAGAAAAATTGGCTAGAGATTATGGCGCTGCTGTGGAAGGTGAAATTGGTCATGTTGGTGGCAGTGAAGATGGTAGTGAAGATATAAATATAAAAGTTACTGATTTAGAAGAGGCTAGGCAATTTATAAATGAGACTGAAATAGATGCTCTTGCGGTAGCGATAGGAAATTCTCATGGAGTTTATAAAGGTGAACCTAAATTAAGATTTGATATTTTAACAAAACTACATGATAACTTAAAAATACCATTAGTATTACATGGTGGATCAGGAATATCAGAAGATGATTTTAAAAAATGTGCAACTATGGGAATAAGAAAAATAAATATAGCAACTGCTACTTTTAATAAAGTAAGAGATTCTGTAAAAAATCTAAATAGTAATTCAAAAGACTATGATTATTTTACTTTGCATGAGACTGAAATACAAGGGGCATATGAGAATGTAAAGAAACATATAAAAATTTTTGGCAGTGAGAATAAAGTATAA
- the iolC gene encoding 5-dehydro-2-deoxygluconokinase, translated as MGYIKFQKDRKFEIVPIGRVAIDFNPIDINRPLSESKTFKKYLGGSPANIAVGLSRLGKKVGFIGKVSKDQFGKFVVDYFDNEGIDTSQIKYAENGESLGLTFTEIASPTESSILMYRNGIADLELDVNEIDEEYIKNTKAIVISGTALAKSPSREAALKALELAKKNDTVVIFDVDYREYNWKNKDEIAIYYSIVGKQSDIVMGSREEFDLMESLIVKEKSTDEESAKRWLDFGNKIVVIKHGKEGSTAYTNDGKSYKIKPFPVKLLKSFGGGDAYASAFIYGILEEWDIMDALEFGSASAAMLVASHSCSEDMPTVKQINEFIKEKKKQYGEMIARG; from the coding sequence ATGGGATATATTAAATTTCAAAAGGATAGAAAATTTGAGATAGTTCCTATTGGAAGAGTGGCAATTGATTTTAATCCAATAGATATAAATAGACCACTTTCGGAAAGTAAGACTTTTAAAAAGTATTTAGGGGGCTCACCAGCTAATATAGCAGTTGGACTTTCAAGACTTGGCAAAAAAGTTGGCTTTATAGGTAAGGTTTCAAAGGATCAATTTGGAAAGTTTGTAGTCGATTACTTTGATAATGAAGGAATAGATACTTCACAAATAAAGTATGCAGAAAATGGTGAGTCTTTAGGACTTACATTTACAGAAATAGCGAGTCCAACAGAAAGCAGTATTTTGATGTATAGAAATGGAATAGCTGATTTAGAGTTAGATGTTAATGAGATAGATGAAGAATATATAAAAAATACAAAAGCAATAGTAATATCAGGAACAGCACTTGCTAAAAGTCCATCTAGAGAAGCTGCATTAAAAGCACTAGAGCTTGCTAAAAAGAATGATACAGTTGTAATTTTTGATGTAGATTATAGAGAATATAACTGGAAAAATAAAGATGAAATAGCTATTTATTATTCAATAGTTGGAAAACAAAGTGACATTGTTATGGGATCAAGAGAAGAATTTGATTTGATGGAAAGTCTAATTGTTAAGGAAAAAAGCACTGATGAAGAAAGTGCTAAAAGATGGTTAGATTTTGGTAATAAAATAGTTGTAATTAAACATGGAAAAGAGGGTTCTACAGCTTATACTAATGACGGAAAATCATATAAAATAAAGCCATTTCCAGTAAAACTCTTAAAATCATTTGGCGGTGGAGATGCATACGCTTCAGCATTTATATATGGAATATTAGAAGAGTGGGATATTATGGATGCATTAGAATTTGGAAGTGCTTCAGCAGCTATGTTAGTAGCAAGTCATAGTTGCTCAGAAGATATGCCAACTGTAAAGCAAATAAATGAATTTATAAAAGAGAAGAAAAAACAATATGGAGAAATGATAGCAAGAGGATAA